In Gemmatimonadaceae bacterium, a genomic segment contains:
- a CDS encoding ABC transporter permease, which translates to MIRPWKQAVRSLVRRPGFAIAAIVVLGAGIAATTGVFSIVDATVLKPLPYPEPDRLVLVMEANSAKSEATGLLAPGRLEDWNRRNRTFVSISGSYAENVTETSGDVPERLASRRTSARFFAVYGVRPTVGRTFTPNEEVAGGPAAAVISDHLWERRYQRRQDVLGRRLLLAGQSYPIVGVMPRDFAPNGIDLWIPAQPWPRMLATRDARFLTGVGRMKPGVTIAAAQRDLARVQAELGEEFPATDKNWSAQVTDLASSRVGDVRQPLLFVLGSVAMLLLIAVANTAGLMLAQLQQREHELAIRGFLGATRGQVVAGIVQEVLIIAAMAIVLAVAADVVLLRVGSARLASLPRSTGIGVDWRALAIASLCGVGAALACGALPAWRATRGAIAAAISRAGRGTSSAWRGQGVLVAGQIAIATLLLCSTALMLRSYYNLTHENPGFDASHSVTFHVGAAWDEDRAAVGRMQRDLLGALANLPGVTGVGFANFLPASNATIRYRVHLQDLTTTGTGDESLLTIGERSVTSGYFSALAAPLVAGTTCPDLAVVRNGGPKVLVNRRFVTTYADGRGVVGRFLRWEQDRPDAPNTEIIGVVDDIREDNLRAPAVPYVYMCLGPGDWPDPEYVVRSGGDPRALVGAIRATVRRLEPTRALFGLMTLDDNLDATIDETRLQTSLISAFGLAAVILAVIGLYGLVALAVTTRRREIGIRIALGAEPSRVVWELATRVAWLLAGGAAGGLLMAVIAQRQLRAMVFGVAPLDPATLAGAVLGVAVAAGIATFLPAWRAARIDPVGAMRDGG; encoded by the coding sequence ATGATCCGACCCTGGAAGCAGGCCGTGCGATCACTCGTCCGCCGCCCCGGATTCGCCATCGCGGCCATCGTCGTCCTTGGCGCCGGGATCGCAGCGACGACCGGCGTATTCTCCATCGTCGACGCGACGGTCCTCAAGCCCCTTCCCTACCCCGAGCCCGACCGTCTCGTCCTCGTCATGGAGGCCAATTCCGCCAAGAGCGAGGCAACTGGCCTGCTCGCTCCGGGCCGCCTCGAGGATTGGAACCGCCGTAATCGAACCTTCGTGTCAATCTCCGGGAGCTACGCCGAGAACGTCACCGAGACGAGCGGCGACGTTCCGGAGCGACTCGCCTCGCGGCGGACGTCGGCCCGATTCTTCGCGGTGTACGGCGTGCGCCCTACAGTCGGCCGGACCTTCACGCCCAACGAGGAGGTCGCCGGCGGCCCGGCAGCTGCGGTCATCAGTGATCATCTCTGGGAGCGCCGGTATCAGCGTCGCCAGGACGTGCTCGGCCGACGTCTCCTCCTCGCGGGTCAGAGCTATCCGATCGTCGGCGTGATGCCTCGGGACTTCGCGCCTAACGGGATCGACCTCTGGATCCCGGCGCAGCCCTGGCCCCGCATGCTCGCCACGCGCGACGCGCGCTTTCTCACCGGCGTCGGACGCATGAAGCCCGGCGTCACCATCGCCGCTGCCCAGCGGGACCTCGCGCGTGTGCAGGCGGAGCTCGGGGAGGAGTTCCCCGCCACGGACAAGAATTGGTCCGCGCAGGTGACCGACCTCGCGAGCTCGCGCGTCGGCGACGTCCGCCAGCCGCTCCTCTTCGTCCTCGGCTCCGTGGCGATGCTGCTGCTGATCGCCGTCGCCAATACGGCCGGCCTGATGCTCGCCCAGCTCCAGCAGCGAGAGCACGAGCTGGCGATCCGGGGCTTCCTCGGCGCGACGCGCGGTCAGGTCGTCGCGGGGATCGTTCAGGAAGTTTTAATCATTGCCGCCATGGCGATCGTGCTCGCGGTCGCCGCGGACGTCGTGCTCCTGCGCGTGGGGTCGGCGCGGCTCGCATCGCTCCCACGGTCGACCGGCATCGGTGTCGACTGGCGAGCGCTCGCGATCGCGTCGCTGTGCGGAGTCGGGGCAGCGCTGGCCTGCGGTGCGCTCCCGGCGTGGCGTGCGACACGCGGCGCCATCGCGGCGGCGATTTCGCGAGCGGGCCGCGGAACATCGTCAGCGTGGCGCGGACAGGGTGTGCTCGTCGCCGGCCAGATTGCCATAGCGACGCTGCTCTTGTGCAGTACCGCGCTGATGCTTCGGAGCTACTACAACCTCACGCACGAGAATCCGGGGTTCGACGCGTCGCACAGCGTCACCTTCCACGTCGGCGCCGCATGGGACGAGGACCGTGCCGCGGTTGGACGAATGCAGCGTGATCTCCTCGGCGCGCTGGCGAATCTTCCGGGCGTCACCGGCGTCGGTTTCGCGAACTTCCTTCCTGCGTCGAACGCGACGATCCGCTACCGCGTCCACCTCCAGGACCTCACCACCACTGGGACCGGTGATGAGAGTTTGCTCACCATCGGCGAGCGGAGTGTCACCAGTGGCTACTTCTCCGCGCTCGCTGCGCCGCTCGTCGCCGGCACGACCTGCCCCGACCTCGCCGTCGTGCGCAACGGCGGCCCCAAGGTGCTGGTCAACCGGCGCTTCGTCACCACCTACGCCGATGGCCGCGGTGTCGTCGGTCGCTTTCTGCGCTGGGAGCAGGATCGCCCGGACGCGCCGAATACGGAGATCATCGGGGTCGTCGACGACATTCGCGAGGACAACCTGCGCGCGCCTGCGGTGCCGTACGTCTACATGTGTCTCGGGCCGGGCGACTGGCCGGATCCGGAGTACGTCGTTCGCAGCGGCGGCGATCCGCGCGCGCTCGTCGGCGCGATCCGCGCCACCGTTAGGCGACTGGAACCGACGCGCGCGCTGTTCGGGCTCATGACGCTCGACGACAATCTCGACGCGACGATCGACGAGACGCGGCTCCAGACCAGCCTCATCTCCGCGTTCGGCCTCGCGGCGGTGATACTGGCGGTGATCGGCCTGTACGGTCTCGTCGCCCTCGCGGTGACGACGCGCCGGCGCGAGATCGGGATCCGCATCGCGCTCGGCGCCGAGCCGAGTCGCGTCGTGTGGGAGTTGGCGACGCGCGTCGCCTG
- a CDS encoding ABC transporter permease, translating into MRPLWIMAGVTFREAARRRILWTALAAAAILLAIFAIALRLQVLEFQSRPMSPFVRYQVESGMLMVGLYTCDLLAVVMTILTSIDTIAGEITSGTIQAIATKPIARWQILGGKFVGFVAMIIAFVALTFCGTIAVAYAATGVLPEHPVRGFLLMSGECVLVLAVTFYLGTRFTTLTVGVLALGLQAVAFMGGWLEQVSGFSQSEHIVTLGVVTSLLMPSESLWRRAAFEMQTPLAGSLSFSPFANVSIPSNQALLYAGLFAVCVVGAALSRLSRRDF; encoded by the coding sequence GTGAGACCGCTCTGGATCATGGCGGGCGTCACTTTTCGCGAGGCCGCTCGCCGACGAATTCTGTGGACCGCCCTCGCGGCTGCGGCGATACTCCTGGCAATCTTCGCCATCGCGCTCCGATTACAAGTTCTTGAATTCCAGAGTCGGCCGATGTCGCCCTTCGTGCGATACCAGGTCGAGAGCGGCATGCTCATGGTGGGATTGTACACGTGCGATCTGCTGGCCGTGGTGATGACGATCCTGACATCGATCGACACCATCGCCGGCGAGATCACGTCCGGAACGATCCAGGCAATCGCGACGAAACCGATCGCGCGTTGGCAGATTCTGGGTGGCAAGTTCGTCGGCTTCGTGGCGATGATCATTGCCTTCGTTGCGCTCACCTTTTGTGGAACCATCGCCGTCGCGTACGCGGCCACCGGTGTGTTACCCGAGCATCCTGTTCGCGGATTCTTGCTCATGAGCGGTGAGTGCGTGCTCGTGTTGGCGGTGACGTTCTACCTGGGGACGCGATTCACGACGCTCACGGTGGGCGTGCTCGCGCTTGGGTTACAAGCCGTGGCGTTCATGGGAGGTTGGCTCGAGCAGGTGAGTGGCTTTTCGCAGAGTGAGCACATCGTGACGCTCGGTGTAGTCACGAGCCTGCTGATGCCGAGCGAATCGCTGTGGCGCCGAGCGGCGTTCGAGATGCAAACACCGCTGGCGGGATCACTGTCCTTTTCGCCGTTTGCGAACGTCTCGATTCCGAGCAACCAAGCCCTGCTCTACGCCGGCCTCTTTGCCGTCTGCGTTGTGGGAGCGGCGTTGTCGCGCTTGTCGCGCCGCGATTTCTAA
- a CDS encoding ABC transporter ATP-binding protein, which produces MREAVAIETHSLRKAFGHQIAVRNLTLRVREGEIFGFLGPNGAGKSTSIKMLLGLVRPTAGSGTVLGAPIGDVEVRRQIGFLPEDFRFYEWLTASELLELHGRLAGMTTASARGRAPEVLELVGIAAHARRRLRGFSKGMLQRLGLAQALMHEPRILFLDEPTSGLDPMGRRLVRDIIRGQRDRGVTVFLNSHLLSEIEVTCDRVAFINNGEIVASRELTASGNGSERRIRLRARNMPPAIFDHLAVYVTSPIRPSAQVDEYTFDVSSEDVLPEIVRRLALSGAEVFEFSPAPTSLEETFMQLVGEDRGL; this is translated from the coding sequence ATGCGTGAGGCAGTCGCAATCGAGACGCACAGCCTGCGCAAGGCGTTCGGCCATCAGATCGCCGTCCGCAACCTGACGCTGCGTGTACGCGAAGGTGAGATCTTCGGATTCCTCGGCCCTAACGGCGCAGGAAAAAGTACGTCGATCAAGATGCTGCTCGGACTCGTTAGGCCGACGGCCGGCAGCGGAACGGTGCTCGGCGCTCCCATCGGAGACGTCGAGGTCCGGCGTCAAATCGGTTTCCTGCCGGAGGACTTTCGGTTCTACGAGTGGCTGACGGCAAGCGAGCTACTCGAGCTTCATGGGCGGCTCGCCGGGATGACAACCGCGAGCGCCCGAGGGAGAGCACCCGAAGTGCTGGAGCTCGTCGGCATCGCGGCGCACGCGCGTCGCCGTCTGCGCGGATTCTCGAAGGGCATGTTGCAGCGACTCGGACTCGCGCAGGCGCTGATGCACGAACCGCGCATCCTGTTCCTCGACGAGCCGACCTCGGGACTCGATCCCATGGGACGACGATTGGTGAGAGACATCATCCGTGGTCAACGCGACCGCGGAGTGACCGTCTTCCTCAATTCGCATCTCTTGAGCGAGATCGAAGTGACGTGCGACCGTGTCGCGTTCATTAATAACGGCGAGATCGTCGCAAGTCGGGAGCTCACCGCATCCGGCAACGGAAGCGAGCGCCGGATACGCCTCCGAGCCCGGAACATGCCACCTGCGATTTTCGATCATCTCGCCGTGTACGTAACCTCGCCGATTCGTCCGAGCGCGCAGGTGGATGAATACACCTTTGACGTCTCGTCAGAGGACGTTCTCCCGGAGATAGTGCGTCGGCTGGCGCTGAGCGGCGCCGAGGTCTTTGAGTTCTCTCCGGCACCCACGTCGTTGGAAGAAACATTCATGCAACTCGTCGGAGAGGACCGAGGTTTGTGA
- a CDS encoding phosphatase PAP2 family protein, with protein MTDSIRRRPSLAERGRQFLVARFNRKSQLGIGLTAAVVVCALAIWAFSGLLDAILDNDALVRWDAIVEGWFHTHATPTGLAILNAVTQLGSPGVAVVVTVVAIYLWRKRVFLLLWTWLGAILGGLLIEHVLKNTVHRSRPQYAAAYLHGQSYSFPSGHTMASTICYLLLAFLIWSHPSTRPTVRRGALIVAAAVITAVGFSRLYLGVHYPSDVLGGLLAGIGWLGVCGATRRFFAARDGLLDGGWRRPTLESE; from the coding sequence ATGACTGATTCTATTCGGCGACGACCGTCGCTTGCCGAGCGTGGGCGCCAATTCCTCGTGGCGAGGTTCAACCGAAAGTCGCAGCTCGGCATCGGCCTCACGGCGGCCGTGGTCGTCTGTGCTCTCGCCATCTGGGCGTTTAGCGGTCTGCTGGATGCGATTCTCGACAACGATGCGCTCGTGCGCTGGGACGCCATCGTCGAAGGATGGTTCCACACGCATGCAACACCGACTGGGCTCGCGATCTTGAATGCCGTGACGCAGCTCGGATCACCTGGCGTGGCAGTCGTTGTCACGGTCGTCGCGATCTATCTCTGGCGTAAGCGCGTCTTTCTACTGCTCTGGACCTGGCTCGGCGCAATTCTCGGTGGGCTGCTGATTGAGCATGTGCTGAAGAACACAGTCCACCGATCACGTCCACAATACGCGGCCGCGTATCTCCATGGCCAGTCGTACAGCTTCCCGAGTGGCCACACCATGGCGTCGACGATTTGCTATCTGCTCCTCGCGTTTCTCATCTGGTCGCATCCATCGACGAGACCAACTGTCAGGCGCGGGGCATTGATCGTGGCCGCTGCCGTCATCACTGCGGTCGGCTTCAGTCGCCTCTATCTTGGCGTGCACTATCCATCCGACGTGCTCGGAGGCCTCCTCGCTGGTATCGGATGGCTCGGGGTGTGCGGGGCCACCAGACGTTTTTTCGCCGCGCGAGACGGACTGCTCGATGGTGGATGGCGGCGCCCAACACTCGAGAGCGAATAG
- a CDS encoding TonB-dependent receptor, which yields MRHHVIRLLTSLLLSSVPLAGPRAQSATGGVIHGRVVSAGSGDAIASATIDVANVATGAPAGRIASTADGTFRIAGLATGQYRVIVRALGFALKRLPAVALSGSSPDVDVGVVALSEIALQLETQAVTAQRNEVQIQPDRTTYVVHDMPTTKGGTALDVLRNVPSVDVDIDNNISLRGNSGVVIEINGRPSALKGSQLGNFLDQLPADAVDHVEIIPNPSAREDAAGVAGIINIVLRQKPDAGTSGSVTLGGGTTGHVDAGVNGGWQRGPLSAFGSYSLWRDSRPRNDAIFRQDNYATPLNYLQENGTRTQIPLVHTVTGNVSYQPSDHDELSADGFYSKRREWETQGIFYQSLDSALVLDDLTDRHSRDVNHEGSADAAMNYKHLFATKGHTISSELRFEEHFEGGPTDILDQALWPTTAPATTTLQETRTVWTHSSTTSLRLDYVRPLVHDLRFETGYRGYLERIRTTQDVKNYDSTQSAMITDTSQASDFAYDALVHDVYGMLVARIGRVQLQGGARAEHAGTTFDLRRRDQRYDNPYNSLFPSGLISYSLDDANQIKLSYSTRIRRPDDPDLLDPTPRALDALNISVGNPYLRPEYIRALELGFQRTGDRVTLQLTPFYRHSFNAVRSIRTIDATGITTLSYANIATTDSYGTDATVALGSGGRLSGFAGGSAYYQENNASNIDPSLSASTFGWSVRTNTALRLSRTIDAQALVSYVGRATVAQGWSAARTRVSFGIRDKLAADRLSLTLRILDPFSTVRERSATIDPEFTQINDRTRAIRGLQLSATWMFGRPNKATDQIDLTTTGQ from the coding sequence ATGCGCCATCACGTAATTCGACTCCTCACGAGTCTTCTGCTTTCTTCGGTCCCACTCGCTGGCCCCCGCGCACAATCGGCTACCGGGGGAGTCATCCATGGCCGAGTCGTAAGCGCCGGTTCTGGCGACGCGATTGCTTCCGCCACGATTGACGTCGCGAACGTTGCAACGGGAGCACCCGCCGGTCGTATCGCCAGCACCGCTGACGGCACGTTCCGCATTGCTGGGCTCGCGACTGGCCAGTACCGCGTGATCGTGCGCGCGCTCGGGTTCGCACTCAAAAGGCTTCCAGCGGTCGCGCTCAGCGGGTCGAGTCCCGACGTCGACGTCGGCGTCGTCGCGCTCAGCGAGATCGCGCTGCAGCTCGAGACTCAAGCGGTTACCGCGCAGCGCAATGAGGTCCAGATCCAACCAGATCGAACGACCTATGTCGTGCACGACATGCCCACGACCAAAGGAGGGACCGCGCTCGACGTCTTGCGCAATGTCCCCTCGGTGGACGTGGACATCGACAACAACATCAGCCTGCGTGGCAACAGTGGCGTCGTGATCGAGATCAATGGCCGTCCGAGCGCACTCAAGGGATCGCAGCTCGGGAATTTCCTCGATCAGTTGCCGGCCGACGCGGTCGATCACGTCGAGATCATTCCGAATCCATCGGCGCGCGAGGACGCGGCCGGTGTCGCCGGTATCATCAACATCGTTCTGCGGCAGAAGCCGGACGCGGGCACGAGCGGCAGTGTCACGTTAGGCGGAGGGACGACAGGCCACGTCGACGCGGGAGTCAACGGCGGTTGGCAGCGCGGGCCGCTGTCGGCCTTTGGCAGCTACTCGTTATGGCGTGACAGCCGGCCGCGTAACGACGCGATTTTCCGACAGGACAACTACGCAACGCCTCTCAATTACCTGCAGGAGAATGGAACGCGCACGCAGATCCCGCTCGTCCACACCGTTACCGGCAACGTGTCGTATCAGCCGAGCGACCACGACGAGCTCTCGGCCGATGGGTTTTACAGCAAGCGTCGCGAGTGGGAGACGCAAGGTATCTTCTACCAGTCGCTCGACTCGGCGCTCGTGCTCGACGACCTCACGGACCGGCACTCTCGCGACGTGAACCATGAGGGCAGCGCTGACGCCGCGATGAATTACAAGCACCTTTTCGCGACGAAGGGCCACACCATCTCGAGCGAGCTGCGATTCGAGGAGCACTTCGAGGGCGGCCCGACCGACATCCTAGATCAGGCGCTATGGCCGACGACCGCTCCGGCAACGACGACGTTGCAGGAGACACGAACGGTCTGGACGCACTCGAGCACCACGTCGCTCAGGCTGGATTACGTGCGTCCGCTTGTTCACGACTTGCGTTTCGAAACGGGCTACAGAGGGTACCTGGAGCGCATTCGTACGACGCAGGACGTGAAGAATTACGACTCCACGCAATCGGCGATGATCACCGATACCTCGCAGGCGAGCGATTTCGCCTATGACGCGTTGGTGCACGACGTCTACGGCATGCTCGTGGCACGGATCGGTCGCGTTCAGCTCCAGGGTGGCGCTCGCGCCGAGCATGCGGGGACGACGTTCGACCTCCGCAGGCGCGATCAACGTTATGACAATCCGTACAACAGCTTGTTCCCGAGTGGGCTCATCTCGTATTCGCTCGACGACGCGAATCAGATCAAGCTCTCGTACTCAACGCGGATTCGTCGGCCGGACGATCCGGATCTGCTCGATCCCACCCCGCGTGCCCTCGATGCGCTGAATATCTCCGTCGGCAATCCCTATCTCCGTCCGGAGTACATCCGCGCGCTCGAGCTGGGCTTTCAACGCACCGGCGACCGCGTCACTCTGCAACTCACGCCCTTTTATCGGCACTCCTTCAACGCGGTGAGAAGTATTCGCACGATCGACGCGACGGGCATCACAACGCTGAGTTACGCGAACATCGCCACGACTGATTCATACGGCACGGATGCGACTGTCGCGCTGGGCAGCGGAGGACGCCTCAGCGGCTTTGCCGGAGGCAGCGCGTACTACCAGGAGAACAACGCGAGCAATATCGATCCGAGCCTGTCGGCGAGCACGTTCGGCTGGAGCGTGCGCACGAACACGGCCTTGCGCCTGTCACGGACCATCGATGCGCAGGCACTCGTGTCGTACGTCGGACGGGCGACCGTCGCTCAGGGCTGGAGCGCCGCGCGCACGCGGGTCAGCTTCGGCATCCGAGACAAGCTCGCGGCGGACCGCTTGAGCCTAACGTTGCGTATCCTCGACCCGTTCAGCACCGTGCGCGAGCGTTCGGCGACGATTGATCCGGAGTTCACTCAGATCAACGACCGCACCCGCGCGATTCGCGGGCTACAGCTCAGTGCCACGTGGATGTTTGGACGACCAAACAAGGCCACGGACCAAATCGACCTGACCACGACCGGGCAATAA
- a CDS encoding PepSY domain-containing protein translates to MKTVTYLTMFAAMLTLGAAARASAQAAKAPAKKEATSQAALRKEAKIAEADARKTALAAVPGGKVQSHELERENGRLIYSYDIKVAGKSGVEEVNVDAKTGEIVAHEHENAKAEAKEKKAEAKKP, encoded by the coding sequence ATGAAGACTGTCACGTACCTGACGATGTTCGCCGCGATGTTGACTCTTGGGGCGGCAGCCCGCGCATCGGCGCAAGCGGCCAAGGCACCGGCGAAGAAGGAAGCGACGAGCCAGGCCGCGCTTCGCAAAGAGGCAAAGATCGCCGAAGCCGACGCGCGCAAGACGGCGCTCGCCGCGGTGCCGGGCGGCAAAGTGCAATCACATGAGCTCGAGCGAGAGAACGGTCGCCTGATTTACTCGTATGACATCAAGGTCGCGGGGAAGTCAGGCGTCGAAGAGGTCAACGTCGACGCGAAGACCGGCGAAATCGTGGCCCACGAACACGAAAACGCAAAGGCTGAGGCGAAAGAAAAGAAGGCCGAAGCAAAGAAACCTTAA
- a CDS encoding four helix bundle protein, with protein sequence MLAGTWACDKRRARNGARGTAREERAREERAREKGVENSAREDTRRSKTATQSPAPRLSWRMDSDDPLRVLDAARLYGEHCVKIAHELPRRAPAGLRRQLAKAAQSVSDLLAEGLGRGTVGEKIRYCRMSKGELEESQNQLRRCIRLGLIHEKVFYKSWNLSVVVNRMEDGLLAHLQEAESERMSNHPSS encoded by the coding sequence GTGCTCGCCGGCACGTGGGCATGCGATAAACGGCGCGCGAGGAACGGCGCGCGAGGAACGGCGCGCGAGGAACGGGCGCGCGAGGAACGGGCGCGCGAGAAGGGCGTGGAGAATTCGGCACGAGAAGATACACGCCGAAGTAAAACGGCGACGCAGTCGCCGGCGCCGCGTTTATCGTGGCGCATGGACTCCGACGATCCACTTCGAGTGCTCGACGCCGCACGCCTATACGGAGAGCACTGCGTCAAGATCGCGCATGAGTTGCCGCGGCGTGCGCCGGCCGGTCTTCGCAGGCAGCTCGCCAAAGCTGCTCAATCGGTCAGCGATCTTCTTGCGGAGGGCCTTGGCCGAGGGACGGTGGGGGAGAAGATTCGGTACTGCCGTATGTCAAAAGGCGAACTCGAAGAGAGCCAAAACCAACTGCGCCGTTGCATAAGGCTGGGGCTTATTCACGAGAAGGTGTTTTATAAGTCTTGGAACCTTTCCGTCGTCGTCAACCGGATGGAAGATGGCCTTCTCGCTCACCTGCAGGAAGCAGAGAGTGAGCGCATGAGCAATCATCCGTCATCTTGA